The Priestia aryabhattai genome contains a region encoding:
- the rpoN gene encoding RNA polymerase factor sigma-54 yields MEIGLFQQQSLKLTMSKELSQAISLLQYSSMDIVAFLHEQALQNPLIDFSELPVYTSHNQKNHATSDSTDYMSSIPAPKETLHEHLINQAALLKLDECEQAAVEFVIHSLDDAGYLHDELIILANQLGQGQEQVEKALQLVQQMDPAGVGARSLQECLMLQLKRSNQWTEKIEQILTHHFEEFAYKKWMKISKLCQISLEALQQLHEQIKKLNPRPGSFYMKSNERFIVPDFIVKIEDGNVVAYANEDLEPRLSVNEQYKLQLKNRQNQEMFSYLQEKYREFQWIMKSLHTRKDTLNALMNTLLVEQEAFFKKGPSYLKPLTMKEVAEQTSVHESTISRATRHKYIQTPFGTFSMKSFFSTSIQLGNNEATSTTHVKELLKKLVSEENKQRPLSDQQLANVLQSNYNVNISRRTVAKYRDQLNVLPSSQRKLFVTQ; encoded by the coding sequence ATGGAGATTGGATTATTTCAGCAGCAGTCGTTAAAGTTGACGATGTCAAAAGAATTATCACAAGCTATTTCTCTTTTACAATATTCATCGATGGATATTGTAGCGTTTTTACATGAGCAGGCGCTTCAAAATCCGCTTATAGATTTTTCAGAGCTGCCCGTCTATACATCTCACAATCAAAAAAATCATGCAACTTCTGATTCAACAGATTATATGAGTAGTATACCAGCTCCTAAAGAAACGCTGCACGAACATTTAATAAATCAAGCCGCATTATTAAAATTAGATGAATGTGAGCAGGCAGCCGTTGAGTTTGTTATTCATAGTCTGGACGATGCTGGCTATTTGCACGATGAGTTAATCATACTTGCTAACCAGCTTGGTCAAGGTCAAGAGCAGGTTGAAAAGGCTCTTCAACTTGTGCAGCAGATGGACCCTGCAGGAGTAGGGGCGAGAAGTTTACAAGAGTGTTTAATGCTTCAATTAAAAAGAAGTAATCAATGGACGGAAAAAATAGAGCAAATTTTGACACATCACTTTGAAGAATTTGCCTATAAAAAATGGATGAAAATTTCAAAGTTATGTCAAATCTCACTTGAAGCTCTTCAACAATTACATGAACAGATTAAGAAATTAAATCCTCGTCCTGGATCATTTTATATGAAGTCCAATGAACGATTCATTGTACCGGATTTTATTGTGAAAATTGAAGATGGAAATGTCGTTGCTTATGCAAATGAGGATTTGGAACCTCGTCTTTCAGTGAATGAACAATACAAACTACAGCTGAAAAATAGGCAGAACCAAGAGATGTTCTCTTATTTGCAAGAGAAATACCGTGAGTTTCAATGGATTATGAAAAGTTTACACACACGCAAAGACACATTAAACGCATTAATGAATACCTTACTCGTTGAACAAGAAGCATTTTTTAAAAAGGGTCCTTCGTATTTGAAGCCGTTAACAATGAAGGAAGTAGCAGAACAAACGTCTGTGCATGAATCAACGATTAGCCGTGCTACTCGGCACAAATATATCCAAACGCCCTTTGGCACCTTTTCAATGAAATCTTTTTTCTCAACTAGTATTCAACTCGGCAACAACGAAGCGACCTCTACAACTCACGTAAAAGAACTGCTTAAAAAGCTAGTATCAGAAGAAAACAAACAGCGCCCGCTTTCAGATCAGCAGTTAGCTAACGTCTTGCAAAGCAATTACAACGTTAATATTTCAAGACGAACGGTAGCCAAATATCGAGATCAATTAAACGTTCTGCCATCCAGTCAACGAAAACTTTTTGTCACGCAGTAA
- the tpiA gene encoding triose-phosphate isomerase translates to MRKPIIAGNWKMNKVLSEATSFVEEVKGAVPSPESVDSVVCAPALFLDRLVEATKGTDLKIGAQNMHFEENGAFTGEVSPVALADLGVNYVILGHSERREMFAETDETVNQKTIAAFKHGLTPIVCCGETNEEYEQDQTKTVVANQVQKALAGLTDEQVKQTVIAYEPIWAIGTGKSSTAEGANEVCAYIRSVVAEQFSQDVADAVRIQYGGSVKPANIKEYMSQSDIDGALVGGASLEADSFLQLLEAGK, encoded by the coding sequence ATGCGTAAACCAATTATTGCAGGAAACTGGAAAATGAACAAAGTACTTTCTGAAGCAACTAGCTTTGTTGAAGAAGTAAAAGGAGCAGTACCATCTCCTGAAAGCGTAGATTCAGTAGTATGTGCACCTGCACTATTTTTAGATCGTTTAGTAGAAGCGACTAAAGGCACAGACTTAAAAATTGGTGCACAAAACATGCACTTTGAAGAAAACGGTGCGTTCACTGGAGAAGTGAGCCCTGTTGCTTTAGCAGACTTAGGTGTGAACTATGTAATTTTAGGACACTCTGAGCGTCGTGAAATGTTTGCTGAAACGGACGAAACAGTAAACCAAAAAACAATTGCTGCATTCAAACACGGTTTAACACCAATCGTTTGCTGCGGTGAAACAAATGAAGAGTACGAACAAGATCAAACAAAAACAGTTGTAGCTAATCAAGTACAAAAAGCATTAGCTGGTCTAACTGATGAGCAAGTAAAGCAAACTGTTATCGCATATGAGCCAATCTGGGCAATCGGTACAGGTAAATCTTCAACTGCTGAAGGTGCAAACGAAGTTTGTGCATACATCCGTAGCGTTGTTGCAGAACAATTCTCTCAAGATGTTGCAGATGCTGTACGTATTCAATACGGCGGTAGCGTAAAACCTGCTAATATTAAAGAATATATGTCTCAATCAGACATTGACGGAGCTTTAGTAGGTGGAGCAAGCTTAGAAGCAGATTCTTTCTTACAGCTTTTGGAGGCTGGTAAGTAA
- a CDS encoding glutaredoxin family protein: MEVVLYTKNGCHLCDDAKELLVDIQSEFSFQLIERDIYKNDEWLEKYHLAIPVVEMDGEEVEYGKITGIPLRKRLLLKIGNT; the protein is encoded by the coding sequence GTGGAAGTCGTACTATATACCAAAAATGGTTGTCACTTATGCGATGATGCAAAGGAGCTGCTTGTAGATATACAGTCTGAGTTTTCCTTTCAGCTTATTGAACGAGATATTTACAAAAACGATGAGTGGTTGGAAAAGTATCACCTTGCGATTCCTGTAGTAGAAATGGATGGAGAAGAAGTGGAATATGGAAAAATAACCGGTATTCCATTAAGAAAACGCTTACTTTTAAAAATAGGCAACACATGA
- the gap gene encoding type I glyceraldehyde-3-phosphate dehydrogenase: MAVKIGINGFGRIGRNVFRAALKNDNVEVVAINDLTDANMLAHLLKYDSVHGKLDAEVVVDGSNLVVNGKTIEISAERDPAQLSWGKQGVEIVVESTGFFTKRADAAKHLEAGAKKVIISAPASDEDITIVMGVNEDKYDAANHNVISNASCTTNCLAPFAKVLNDKFGLKRGMMTTVHSYTNDQQILDLPHKDYRRARAAAENIIPTSTGAAKAVSLVLPELKGKLNGGAMRVPTPNVSLVDLVAELDKEVTVEDVNNALKEAAEGDLKGILGYSEEPLVSGDYNGNINSSTIDALSTMVMEGNMVKVISWYDNESGYSNRVVDLAQYIAAKGL, encoded by the coding sequence ATGGCAGTAAAAATTGGTATTAACGGATTTGGTCGTATCGGCCGTAACGTATTCCGTGCAGCTTTAAAAAATGATAACGTTGAAGTAGTAGCAATTAACGACTTAACAGATGCTAACATGCTTGCTCACCTTTTAAAATATGATTCTGTACACGGAAAATTAGATGCAGAAGTAGTAGTAGATGGTAGCAACTTAGTAGTAAACGGTAAAACAATCGAAATCTCTGCTGAACGTGACCCAGCTCAATTATCTTGGGGCAAACAAGGCGTAGAAATCGTTGTTGAATCTACTGGATTCTTCACAAAACGCGCTGACGCTGCAAAACACTTAGAAGCAGGAGCTAAAAAAGTAATCATCTCTGCTCCAGCATCTGACGAAGATATCACAATCGTAATGGGTGTTAACGAAGACAAATACGATGCGGCTAACCACAACGTAATTTCAAACGCTTCTTGTACAACTAACTGCTTAGCGCCATTTGCTAAAGTGTTAAACGACAAGTTCGGTCTTAAACGCGGAATGATGACAACAGTTCACTCTTACACAAACGACCAACAAATCTTAGACTTACCACACAAAGATTACCGTCGTGCTCGTGCAGCTGCTGAAAACATCATCCCAACTTCAACTGGTGCTGCTAAAGCTGTATCTCTAGTATTACCTGAATTAAAAGGTAAATTAAACGGTGGAGCTATGCGTGTTCCAACTCCAAACGTTTCTTTAGTAGACTTAGTTGCTGAACTTGACAAAGAAGTAACTGTTGAAGATGTAAACAATGCTCTTAAAGAAGCTGCTGAAGGCGATCTTAAAGGTATCCTTGGTTACAGCGAAGAGCCACTAGTATCTGGTGACTACAACGGTAACATCAACTCTTCTACAATCGATGCATTATCTACAATGGTAATGGAAGGTAACATGGTTAAAGTTATCTCTTGGTACGACAACGAGAGCGGATATTCTAACCGTGTAGTAGACCTTGCTCAATACATCGCTGCTAAAGGACTATAA
- the eno gene encoding phosphopyruvate hydratase translates to MPAILDIYAREVLDSRGNPTVEVEVYTESGAFGRALVPSGASTGEYEAVELRDGDKSRYLGKGVLKAVENVNEIIAPELVGMDVTDQIGIDRLMIELDGTENKGKLGANAILGVSMAVAHAAADFVGLPLYRYLGGFNAKQLPTPMMNIINGGSHADNNVDFQEFMILPVGAPTFKEAIRMGAEVFHALKSVLAAKGLNTAVGDEGGFAPNLGSNREALEVIVEAITKAGYEAGKDIQLGMDVASSEFFNKETGKYDLAGEGRTGVTSAEMVDFYEQLVNEFPIVSIEDGLDENDWDGHKLLTERIGGKVQLVGDDLFVTNTKKLAQGIEQGVGNSILIKVNQIGTLTETFEAIEMAKRAGYTAVVSHRSGETEDATIADIAVATNAGQIKTGSMSRTDRIAKYNQLLRIEDELGVLAVYDGAKSFYNLKK, encoded by the coding sequence ATGCCAGCAATTCTTGACATTTATGCACGCGAAGTATTAGATTCTCGCGGTAACCCAACAGTTGAAGTTGAAGTATATACTGAATCAGGCGCTTTCGGACGCGCTTTAGTACCAAGTGGTGCTTCTACTGGTGAATACGAAGCAGTAGAATTACGCGACGGTGACAAATCTCGCTACCTAGGTAAAGGTGTATTAAAAGCAGTAGAAAACGTAAACGAAATTATCGCTCCTGAATTAGTAGGTATGGACGTAACTGATCAAATCGGTATCGACCGCCTTATGATTGAATTAGACGGAACTGAAAACAAAGGTAAATTAGGTGCTAACGCTATTCTTGGTGTATCTATGGCAGTAGCTCACGCAGCAGCTGACTTTGTAGGTCTTCCATTATACCGTTACCTTGGTGGATTCAACGCGAAGCAATTACCAACTCCAATGATGAACATCATCAACGGTGGTTCTCATGCTGATAACAACGTTGACTTCCAAGAATTCATGATCTTACCTGTAGGAGCTCCTACATTCAAAGAAGCAATCCGTATGGGTGCTGAAGTATTCCACGCGTTAAAATCTGTTTTAGCTGCTAAAGGCTTAAACACAGCTGTAGGCGACGAAGGTGGTTTCGCTCCTAACTTAGGTTCTAACCGTGAAGCATTAGAAGTAATCGTAGAAGCAATCACAAAAGCTGGTTACGAAGCTGGTAAAGACATCCAATTAGGTATGGACGTAGCTTCTTCTGAGTTCTTCAACAAAGAAACTGGTAAATATGACTTAGCAGGCGAAGGCCGTACAGGCGTAACTTCTGCTGAAATGGTAGATTTCTATGAGCAGTTAGTTAACGAATTCCCAATCGTTTCAATCGAAGACGGTTTAGACGAAAATGACTGGGATGGCCATAAGCTATTAACTGAGCGCATCGGCGGCAAAGTACAGCTTGTTGGTGACGATCTATTTGTAACAAACACGAAAAAACTTGCTCAAGGTATCGAACAAGGTGTAGGCAACTCTATCCTTATCAAAGTTAACCAAATCGGTACATTAACTGAAACGTTCGAAGCTATCGAAATGGCTAAACGTGCTGGTTACACAGCAGTAGTTTCTCACCGTTCTGGTGAAACTGAAGATGCAACAATCGCTGATATCGCTGTTGCAACAAACGCTGGTCAAATCAAAACTGGTTCTATGAGCCGTACAGATCGTATTGCGAAATACAACCAATTACTACGCATCGAAGACGAGCTAGGTGTTCTAGCTGTATACGATGGCGCTAAATCTTTCTACAACTTAAAAAAATAA
- a CDS encoding HPr family phosphocarrier protein, with the protein MMEKQVEVKLKTGLQARVAALFVQEATRFTSDVYLKKDEKVVNAKSIMGLMSLAINNGSLITLIVEGVDEKEAMDALAAYVENDA; encoded by the coding sequence AAGTAGAAGTAAAATTAAAAACGGGATTACAAGCTCGTGTTGCGGCACTATTTGTGCAAGAAGCAACTCGCTTTACATCTGATGTGTACTTGAAGAAAGATGAGAAAGTAGTCAACGCTAAAAGTATCATGGGGTTAATGAGCTTAGCGATTAATAATGGTTCTCTTATTACGCTCATTGTTGAAGGGGTAGATGAAAAAGAAGCAATGGATGCGTTAGCAGCTTACGTAGAGAACGATGCATAA
- a CDS encoding phosphoglycerate kinase: MNKKTLKDIDVKGKRVFCRVDFNVPMKDGKVTDETRIRAAIPTIQYLVEQGAKVILASHLGRPKGEVVEELRLNAVAERLQALLGKDVAKADEAFGEEVKKTIDGMSEGDVLVLENVRFYPGEEKNDPELAKAFAELADVYVNDAFGAAHRAHASTEGIAQHIPAVAGFLMEKELDVLSKALSNPERPFTAIVGGAKVKDKIGVIDHLLDKVDNLIIGGGLSYTFIKALGHEVGKSLLEEDKIELAKSFMEKAKKNGVNFYVPVDVVVADDFSNDANTQIVSIEDIPSDWEGLDAGPKTREIYADVIKNSKLVIWNGPMGVFELDAFANGTKAVAEALAEATDTYSVIGGGDSAAAVEKFNLADKMSHISTGGGASLEFMEGKELPGVVALNDK, from the coding sequence ATGAACAAAAAAACGTTGAAAGACATCGATGTAAAAGGAAAGCGAGTATTTTGTCGCGTAGACTTTAACGTACCAATGAAAGACGGAAAAGTAACAGACGAAACTCGTATTCGTGCAGCTATTCCTACTATTCAATATTTAGTAGAACAAGGTGCAAAAGTAATTTTAGCTAGCCATCTTGGACGTCCAAAAGGCGAAGTTGTTGAAGAGTTACGTCTAAATGCTGTTGCAGAACGTTTACAAGCTCTTCTTGGTAAAGACGTTGCAAAAGCTGACGAAGCTTTTGGTGAAGAAGTAAAGAAAACAATCGACGGCATGAGCGAAGGCGATGTTTTAGTACTTGAAAACGTACGTTTTTACCCAGGTGAAGAGAAAAACGATCCTGAATTAGCAAAAGCATTTGCTGAATTAGCAGATGTGTATGTAAACGATGCATTCGGTGCAGCTCACCGTGCGCATGCTTCAACAGAAGGAATTGCTCAACATATTCCAGCAGTAGCAGGTTTCTTAATGGAAAAAGAGCTTGATGTGCTTTCAAAAGCATTATCAAACCCAGAACGTCCATTTACTGCAATCGTTGGTGGAGCAAAAGTTAAAGACAAAATCGGTGTAATTGACCACTTACTTGATAAAGTAGATAACTTAATCATCGGTGGAGGACTTTCTTACACATTTATTAAGGCACTAGGCCATGAAGTAGGTAAATCACTTCTTGAAGAAGACAAGATTGAACTTGCAAAATCTTTCATGGAAAAAGCTAAGAAAAACGGAGTAAACTTCTACGTGCCAGTGGACGTGGTAGTAGCAGATGACTTCTCAAATGATGCTAATACTCAAATTGTATCAATTGAAGACATTCCAAGCGATTGGGAAGGCTTAGACGCAGGACCGAAAACGCGTGAAATCTATGCTGACGTAATCAAAAACTCTAAGTTAGTTATTTGGAACGGACCAATGGGTGTATTTGAATTAGACGCATTTGCTAACGGAACAAAAGCAGTAGCAGAAGCTTTAGCAGAAGCAACTGACACATATTCAGTAATCGGCGGAGGAGACTCTGCAGCAGCTGTTGAAAAATTCAACTTAGCTGATAAAATGAGCCATATTTCTACAGGTGGCGGTGCGTCACTAGAGTTTATGGAAGGTAAAGAACTTCCAGGCGTAGTTGCATTAAACGATAAGTAA
- the secG gene encoding preprotein translocase subunit SecG, with the protein MHTLLITLLVIVSIALIVVVVLQSSKTTGLSGAISGGAETLFGKQKARGIDLVLHRLTVVLSILFFALTLAVSYFKL; encoded by the coding sequence GTGCATACATTGCTGATTACTTTGCTAGTGATTGTTTCAATTGCATTGATTGTTGTGGTCGTTTTACAATCAAGTAAAACTACTGGATTATCTGGAGCTATTTCCGGTGGAGCTGAAACGTTATTTGGAAAACAAAAAGCACGTGGAATTGACTTAGTTTTACACCGTTTGACAGTAGTGTTATCTATCTTGTTCTTTGCGTTAACACTTGCTGTATCTTATTTCAAACTTTAA
- a CDS encoding alpha/beta hydrolase, giving the protein MKIAQPKPFTFEGGEKAVLLLHGFTGNSADVRMLGRFLEKKGYTCHAPHYKGHGVAPEELVHTGPEDWWKDVMDGYEFLKSKGHESIAAVGLSLGGVFSLKLGYTVPIKGIVPMCAPMYIKSEEVMYEGVLAYAREYKKREGKSSEQIEQEMEEFKQTPMNTLKSLQELIAEVRNSVDMIYAPTFVVQGRHDHMINTDSANIIYNTVESPTKDIKWYEESGHTITFDKERDQLHEDVYAFLESLDW; this is encoded by the coding sequence ATGAAAATTGCACAACCAAAGCCATTTACATTTGAAGGCGGCGAAAAAGCTGTTTTATTACTTCATGGTTTTACCGGAAATTCTGCTGATGTTCGTATGTTAGGTCGTTTTTTAGAGAAGAAAGGATACACATGCCACGCACCTCATTACAAAGGACACGGTGTAGCGCCTGAAGAACTTGTTCATACTGGTCCGGAAGATTGGTGGAAAGATGTCATGGACGGCTATGAGTTTTTGAAAAGCAAAGGTCATGAAAGTATTGCCGCTGTAGGTCTTTCACTAGGTGGCGTATTTTCACTGAAATTAGGTTACACTGTACCTATAAAGGGTATTGTGCCTATGTGCGCGCCTATGTATATAAAGAGTGAAGAAGTCATGTATGAAGGTGTTTTAGCGTATGCACGCGAATATAAAAAGCGTGAAGGTAAATCGTCTGAACAGATTGAACAAGAAATGGAAGAGTTCAAACAAACACCAATGAACACATTAAAGTCTTTACAGGAATTAATCGCTGAAGTGCGAAATTCAGTTGATATGATTTATGCACCGACATTTGTTGTACAAGGTCGTCATGATCATATGATTAATACAGACAGCGCCAATATTATTTATAATACCGTCGAGTCTCCTACAAAAGATATAAAATGGTACGAAGAATCTGGTCATACCATTACCTTTGATAAAGAGCGTGATCAGCTTCACGAGGATGTATATGCATTTTTGGAATCACTTGATTGGTAA
- the clpP gene encoding ATP-dependent Clp endopeptidase proteolytic subunit ClpP — protein MNLIPTVIEQTNRGERAYDIYSRLLKDRIIILGSAIDDNVANSIVSQLLFLAAEDPEKDISLYINSPGGSITAGMAIYDTMQFIKPKVSTICIGMAASMGAFLLAAGEKGKRFALPNSEVMIHQPLGGAQGQATEIEIAAKRILFLREKLNSILAERTGQPLEVLQRDTDRDNFMTAERALEYGLIDKVLENDSK, from the coding sequence ATGAACTTAATTCCTACAGTTATTGAACAAACAAACCGTGGTGAACGTGCTTATGACATTTATTCACGTTTATTAAAAGACCGCATTATTATTTTAGGTAGTGCTATTGACGATAATGTAGCTAACTCAATCGTTTCTCAGCTTCTATTCTTAGCTGCTGAAGACCCAGAAAAAGATATCTCACTTTATATCAACAGTCCAGGTGGCTCTATTACAGCTGGAATGGCTATCTACGATACGATGCAATTCATTAAGCCAAAAGTCTCTACAATTTGTATCGGTATGGCTGCATCAATGGGTGCTTTCTTACTGGCTGCTGGTGAAAAGGGCAAACGTTTTGCTCTTCCAAACAGCGAAGTAATGATTCATCAACCTCTTGGTGGTGCTCAAGGACAAGCTACTGAAATCGAAATTGCGGCAAAACGTATTCTATTCTTACGCGAAAAACTAAATTCAATTTTAGCTGAGCGTACAGGTCAACCGTTAGAAGTGCTACAACGTGATACAGATCGTGATAATTTCATGACTGCTGAACGCGCTTTAGAATACGGCCTAATTGACAAAGTATTAGAAAACGACTCTAAATAA
- a CDS encoding sugar-binding transcriptional regulator, which produces MRSLIEVQRKLLPELLSVMQKRYQILQYIRLMQPIGRRNLAVSLGLTERVLRSEVTFLKEQDLIDIYPSGMTLTNEGELLLAELEEVMKEVSGLRLLETTLKEAFSLSEVVVVSGDSDQSPWVKNEMGRASVSCIKERLVGKKNTVAVTGGTTLAAVAEMMTPDSKHPDVLFVPARGGLGENVQNQANTICAKMAEKSMSHYRLLHVPDQLSDEAYRSIIGEPSIKDMLHLIKSAGMVVHGIGDAMTMAERRKTPQADLEKVKNGHAVGEAFGYYFNHQGEVVHKVKTVGIQLDDLKNNKCVIAVAGGSSKAKAIKAFMQQAHDSILITDEGAAKELVRDFN; this is translated from the coding sequence ATGCGTTCTTTAATAGAAGTACAACGAAAATTATTACCTGAACTTCTCTCAGTTATGCAAAAGCGTTATCAAATCTTGCAATACATACGTTTAATGCAGCCGATTGGTCGCAGAAACTTAGCTGTAAGCCTTGGGCTAACAGAGCGTGTGTTACGAAGCGAAGTAACATTCTTAAAAGAACAAGATTTGATTGACATTTACCCTAGTGGGATGACGCTTACAAATGAGGGAGAACTACTTCTGGCTGAATTAGAAGAAGTAATGAAGGAAGTTTCAGGACTTCGATTATTGGAAACAACATTAAAAGAGGCGTTTTCTTTATCAGAAGTTGTTGTTGTATCTGGAGATAGTGATCAGTCTCCTTGGGTCAAAAATGAAATGGGTCGAGCATCTGTTTCATGTATCAAGGAGCGCCTTGTTGGTAAAAAAAATACCGTTGCTGTTACAGGTGGTACAACGCTTGCCGCCGTTGCCGAAATGATGACACCTGATTCAAAACACCCTGATGTACTTTTTGTACCTGCTCGCGGAGGGCTAGGTGAAAATGTACAAAACCAAGCAAATACGATTTGTGCTAAGATGGCTGAAAAGTCCATGAGTCACTATCGCTTGCTTCATGTTCCAGATCAGCTTAGTGATGAAGCATACCGATCCATTATCGGTGAACCATCTATTAAAGACATGCTTCATTTAATTAAGTCCGCTGGTATGGTTGTTCACGGAATAGGAGACGCTATGACAATGGCAGAACGCCGTAAAACACCACAAGCTGACTTAGAAAAAGTGAAAAATGGACATGCTGTAGGTGAGGCATTTGGATACTATTTTAATCATCAAGGCGAAGTTGTTCATAAAGTTAAAACAGTTGGCATACAACTCGATGATTTAAAGAACAATAAATGTGTTATTGCTGTTGCAGGAGGTTCATCAAAAGCAAAGGCAATTAAAGCGTTTATGCAACAAGCGCATGATTCGATTCTCATTACAGATGAAGGCGCCGCAAAAGAGTTAGTAAGGGATTTTAATTAA
- the gpmI gene encoding 2,3-bisphosphoglycerate-independent phosphoglycerate mutase has translation MSKKPVALIILDGFALRDEDKGNAVTHAKKPNFDRFWNEYPHATLQASGEAVGLPEGQMGNSEVGHLNIGAGRIVYQSLTRVNVAIREGEFEQNETLVAAVKHAKEKGTNLHLFGLLSDGGVHSHIEHLYALLRLAKSEGLEKVYIHGFLDGRDVAPQSAETYLKELNEKIEEYGVGEIATLSGRYYSMDRDKRWERVEKSYRAMVYGEGPSYTSAEECVKDSYENGIYDEFVLPSVITKEDGSPVATIQDEDAVIFYNFRPDRAIQISNTFANEDFRSFDRGEKHPKNLHFVCLTHFSETVDGYVAFKPINLDNTLGEVLSQNNLKQLRIAETEKYPHVTFFMSGGREAEFPGETRILIDSPKVATYDLKPEMSAYEVTDALLAEIEGDKQDAILLNFANPDMVGHSGMLEPTVKAIETVDECLGKIVDAILAKGGTAIITADHGNADEVITLEGNPMTAHTTNPVPVIVTKQGLELREDGILGDLAPTMLTLLDVAQPKEMTGKTLIK, from the coding sequence ATGAGTAAAAAGCCAGTAGCATTAATCATCTTAGATGGTTTTGCATTACGCGATGAAGATAAAGGTAATGCGGTAACACATGCAAAAAAACCAAACTTCGACCGTTTCTGGAACGAGTATCCTCACGCTACACTTCAGGCGTCTGGAGAAGCTGTAGGCTTACCGGAAGGCCAAATGGGTAACTCTGAAGTAGGTCACTTAAACATCGGCGCAGGCCGAATTGTGTACCAAAGCTTGACTCGTGTAAACGTAGCAATTCGTGAAGGCGAGTTTGAACAAAACGAAACGCTTGTAGCAGCTGTAAAGCACGCAAAAGAAAAGGGTACAAACCTTCATCTTTTCGGGCTTTTATCTGATGGCGGTGTACACAGTCACATCGAACACCTATATGCATTATTGCGTCTAGCTAAGAGTGAAGGCTTAGAAAAAGTCTACATTCATGGCTTCTTAGATGGTCGTGACGTAGCACCTCAATCTGCGGAAACGTATTTAAAAGAACTTAATGAAAAAATTGAAGAGTACGGCGTTGGTGAAATTGCAACACTTTCAGGACGTTACTACTCAATGGACCGCGACAAACGCTGGGAGCGCGTAGAGAAATCATACCGCGCAATGGTGTACGGCGAAGGTCCATCATATACAAGCGCTGAAGAGTGCGTAAAAGATTCATATGAAAATGGAATCTATGACGAATTCGTTTTACCTTCTGTTATTACAAAAGAAGACGGATCGCCAGTTGCGACAATTCAAGACGAAGATGCAGTGATTTTCTACAACTTCCGTCCGGATCGCGCAATTCAAATTTCAAATACGTTCGCAAACGAAGATTTCCGCTCATTTGATCGCGGTGAAAAACATCCGAAAAACTTACATTTTGTATGTCTAACTCACTTCAGCGAAACAGTTGACGGATATGTAGCCTTTAAGCCAATTAACTTAGATAACACGCTTGGTGAAGTATTATCTCAAAATAACTTAAAGCAGCTTCGTATTGCCGAAACAGAAAAATATCCTCACGTAACGTTCTTTATGAGCGGTGGACGTGAAGCAGAGTTTCCTGGTGAAACACGTATCTTAATCGATTCACCAAAAGTAGCAACATATGACTTGAAACCTGAGATGAGTGCTTATGAAGTGACGGACGCGTTGCTTGCAGAAATCGAAGGCGATAAGCAAGACGCTATTTTATTAAACTTTGCAAATCCTGATATGGTAGGTCATTCAGGTATGTTAGAACCAACGGTAAAAGCGATTGAAACAGTAGATGAGTGCTTAGGCAAAATTGTAGATGCAATTTTAGCTAAAGGCGGTACAGCAATCATCACAGCAGACCATGGTAATGCTGATGAAGTGATTACGCTTGAAGGTAATCCAATGACGGCTCATACAACGAATCCTGTTCCAGTAATCGTAACAAAACAAGGCTTAGAGCTTCGTGAAGACGGTATTCTAGGAGATTTAGCTCCTACAATGCTAACCCTTCTAGATGTAGCACAGCCAAAAGAAATGACAGGTAAAACATTAATTAAATAA